Proteins from a single region of Rickettsiales bacterium:
- a CDS encoding electron transfer flavoprotein subunit beta/FixA family protein, protein MKVLCAVKRVVDYKVNVRPKADETGVDIANVKMSINPFDEIAVEEAVRLKEKGVATEVVVVSIGDAKSEEIIRQSIAIGADRGVLVTADKEIQPLSAAKILAKIIEKEQPKIVILGKQAIDDDSNQTGQILAGLLGWSQATFASEVKIEGENAIVTREVDGGLLTISAKLPAIITTDLRLNEPRYVKLPDIMKARSKPMEKIAVDSLGVDIKPRFESIKFQSPTKRSKGIKVANVDDLISQLKSKQVI, encoded by the coding sequence ATGAAAGTTTTATGTGCCGTTAAAAGAGTTGTTGATTATAAAGTGAATGTTCGCCCTAAAGCTGATGAAACTGGCGTTGATATTGCAAATGTTAAAATGTCAATTAACCCTTTTGATGAAATCGCTGTTGAAGAAGCTGTTCGCCTAAAAGAGAAAGGTGTTGCAACAGAAGTTGTTGTGGTTTCAATCGGTGATGCAAAATCAGAGGAAATTATTAGGCAATCAATCGCAATCGGTGCTGATAGGGGGGTTTTAGTAACCGCTGATAAAGAAATTCAGCCTCTTTCTGCTGCAAAAATTCTGGCAAAAATTATTGAAAAAGAACAGCCTAAAATAGTAATTCTTGGCAAGCAAGCAATTGATGATGATTCAAACCAAACAGGTCAAATTTTAGCTGGTTTGCTTGGTTGGTCACAGGCAACTTTCGCAAGTGAAGTTAAAATTGAAGGCGAAAATGCAATAGTTACAAGGGAAGTTGATGGTGGTTTATTAACAATATCGGCAAAACTTCCAGCAATTATTACCACTGATTTAAGGCTTAATGAGCCACGCTATGTTAAACTTCCTGATATTATGAAGGCTCGAAGTAAGCCAATGGAAAAAATCGCCGTTGATAGTTTAGGCGTTGATATAAAACCTCGTTTCGAATCTATAAAATTCCAATCGCCAACTAAGAGATCAAAAGGAATTAAAGTTGCTAATGTTGATGATTTAATATCTCAATTAAAATCAAAGCAGGTTATATGA
- the parC gene encoding DNA topoisomerase IV subunit A — MSKKATEEILLEGNFSDILSEKYLAYALSTITSRSLPDVRDGLKPVHRRILWAMHQLKLDPKSGYKKCARVVGDVIGKYHPHGDVAVYDALVRLAQNFSVRYPLVDGQGNFGSVDGDNAAAMRYTEARMTEVATLMLQDIENETVNFKPTYDGLDEEPCILPAYFPNLLANGSEGIAVGMATAIPPHNVDELCDALLHLIKHPNADVKTLVGYVKAPDFPTGGEIIETEESIISSYEKGKGAFRLRSKWEREELGRGGYQIIITEIPYQVQKSRLLEKLAESLENKKIPLVGNIKDESAENIRIIIEPKNRTIDAEILMESLFRSSDLEIRYNMNLNALDANGLPRVMSLKDILLAFLDHRKEVLIRKSQNRLNKINARLEILAGFLIAYLNLDEIIRIIREEDEPKQVMMKKFKLTDNQAEAILNMRLRSLRKLEEIEIKSENKALKEEKSRLEEILKNPDEQKKEIANNIKEIKKLFSNKTELGKRRTQVTHKLLANNVISIEAFVEKEPVTIVLSKLNWIRSFKGHNLDTSSVKYKEGDEEGLIIKAQTTDKIMFFSSFGKSFTLNADKIPGGKGFGDPLSLLLDIAPEEEIIAKFAYDETAKYILASKTGKGFVVEAPDLIASTKSGKQIMNLKEKDKVIICKKITANHIATIGENRKIIIFPLEQIPAMKRGQGVGLQKFKDGGLSDLTFVDLSVGLEYYKGERRFVVENFKYWLANRADAGKLAPEGFPRNNKF; from the coding sequence ATGTCTAAAAAAGCTACAGAGGAAATTTTATTAGAGGGAAATTTTTCTGATATTCTTTCAGAAAAATATCTCGCTTACGCACTTTCAACTATCACTTCTCGTTCTCTGCCAGATGTTAGAGATGGCTTAAAACCTGTGCATAGACGCATTTTATGGGCGATGCACCAACTTAAACTTGATCCCAAATCCGGTTACAAAAAATGTGCAAGGGTGGTTGGTGATGTGATTGGTAAATATCACCCGCACGGAGATGTTGCGGTTTATGATGCACTTGTGAGGCTCGCTCAAAATTTCTCAGTTCGTTATCCTCTGGTTGATGGGCAAGGCAATTTTGGCTCAGTAGATGGTGATAACGCCGCTGCAATGCGTTATACAGAAGCCCGTATGACAGAAGTTGCAACCTTAATGTTGCAAGATATTGAAAATGAAACGGTCAATTTCAAACCAACTTATGATGGGCTTGATGAAGAGCCTTGCATTCTGCCAGCTTACTTCCCTAATCTGCTTGCAAATGGCAGTGAAGGGATTGCAGTTGGCATGGCAACCGCAATTCCACCGCATAATGTTGATGAATTATGCGATGCATTATTACATTTAATCAAGCACCCCAATGCTGATGTTAAAACTTTAGTGGGCTATGTTAAAGCCCCTGATTTTCCAACTGGTGGGGAGATAATAGAAACTGAGGAATCTATTATTTCTTCCTATGAAAAAGGAAAAGGAGCGTTTCGCCTCCGAAGTAAATGGGAGAGAGAGGAACTTGGCAGAGGTGGCTATCAAATTATTATAACGGAAATCCCTTATCAAGTCCAAAAATCTAGGTTGTTAGAGAAATTAGCGGAAAGTTTAGAGAATAAAAAAATCCCACTTGTTGGAAATATCAAAGATGAATCAGCGGAAAATATTCGCATTATTATTGAGCCTAAAAACCGCACAATAGATGCAGAAATCCTTATGGAATCTCTGTTTCGTTCTAGCGATTTGGAAATTCGTTATAATATGAATTTGAACGCCCTTGATGCAAACGGCCTGCCAAGAGTGATGAGTTTGAAAGATATTCTGCTTGCATTTTTAGATCACAGAAAAGAAGTTTTAATTAGAAAATCTCAAAATCGCTTAAATAAAATCAATGCTAGGCTTGAAATTTTGGCTGGATTTTTAATTGCATATCTAAATCTTGATGAAATTATAAGAATTATTCGTGAAGAAGATGAGCCAAAACAAGTAATGATGAAAAAATTTAAGCTCACTGATAATCAAGCAGAAGCAATTTTGAATATGCGTTTGCGTTCACTTCGTAAATTAGAAGAGATAGAAATTAAGAGCGAAAATAAAGCACTAAAAGAAGAAAAATCTAGGCTTGAGGAAATACTCAAAAATCCTGACGAACAGAAAAAAGAAATCGCAAATAATATTAAAGAAATCAAAAAATTATTCTCTAACAAAACGGAACTAGGCAAAAGAAGAACCCAAGTTACGCATAAATTACTTGCAAATAATGTTATTTCAATTGAGGCTTTTGTTGAGAAAGAGCCAGTTACAATCGTCCTTTCTAAACTAAATTGGATAAGAAGTTTCAAAGGGCATAATCTAGATACATCGTCAGTTAAATATAAAGAAGGTGATGAGGAAGGCTTAATTATCAAGGCTCAGACCACTGATAAAATAATGTTCTTCAGCTCATTTGGAAAATCATTTACGCTTAATGCTGATAAAATCCCCGGTGGTAAAGGTTTTGGTGATCCACTTTCGTTACTTCTTGATATTGCACCTGAGGAAGAAATCATCGCAAAATTTGCTTATGATGAAACGGCAAAATATATTCTAGCTTCTAAAACGGGTAAAGGCTTTGTAGTTGAAGCACCAGATTTAATCGCAAGCACTAAATCTGGTAAGCAAATTATGAACCTTAAAGAGAAAGATAAAGTTATAATTTGCAAAAAAATTACCGCAAATCACATCGCAACTATCGGCGAAAACCGCAAGATTATTATTTTTCCGCTTGAACAAATTCCAGCGATGAAACGCGGTCAAGGCGTTGGCTTGCAAAAATTCAAAGATGGTGGATTAAGTGATTTAACTTTTGTAGATTTATCTGTTGGGCTTGAATATTATAAAGGTGAGCGACGATTTGTAGTTGAAAACTTCAAATATTGGCTGGCGAATCGTGCAGATGCAGGGAAACTCGCCCCTGAAGGCTTCCCTAGAAATAATAAATTTTAA
- a CDS encoding phosphoribosyl-ATP diphosphatase: MDTLNQIYQIIDNKKNADPEKSYVASLLGGGVKKISKKVVEEAGETIIASLAEDRSRVISESADLIFHLLVLLYAKKVKPSDVMKELEARMGISGLDEKALRNQKKKSKKNTKN, translated from the coding sequence ATGGATACTCTAAACCAAATTTATCAAATTATTGATAATAAAAAAAATGCTGATCCAGAAAAATCTTATGTTGCATCATTGCTTGGTGGTGGCGTAAAAAAAATCTCAAAAAAAGTAGTGGAAGAAGCTGGTGAAACAATTATCGCAAGCCTAGCTGAGGATAGATCTCGTGTGATTAGTGAATCCGCAGATTTGATTTTTCATTTGCTAGTTTTACTTTATGCAAAAAAAGTTAAGCCCTCTGATGTTATGAAAGAGCTTGAAGCAAGAATGGGAATCTCTGGCCTTGATGAAAAAGCCCTTCGTAATCAAAAGAAAAAATCTAAGAAAAATACAAAAAATTAA
- a CDS encoding TAXI family TRAP transporter solute-binding subunit produces MNKFSFKILGFAALTFLSFTFFGFNPAIAADKYVTIGTGGVTGVYYPAGGAICRLVNRGRKEHGIRCSVESTGGSVYNLNALRAGDIDVAIAQSDWQYHSYMGTGPFESISADKKLRSLFSLHSEPFTVITREDSGIKKFDDIKGKRVNIGNPGSGQRATLEAIMAVKGWKMADFKIASELKASDQAQALCDNKIDVMIYAAGHPNGAVQEVTTTCNAKIIPVDDADIDKLVNRFPFYAYTTIPGGMYNGNDTDVKTFGVKATFVASEAVDQQIIYQLVKAVFDNFDGFKTLHPVFSTLEPKELIKSGNTAPLHKGAEKYYVERGWI; encoded by the coding sequence ATGAATAAATTTTCCTTTAAGATTCTTGGTTTTGCCGCTTTGACATTCCTATCTTTTACTTTCTTTGGTTTTAACCCAGCTATCGCCGCTGATAAATATGTAACTATTGGAACTGGTGGCGTTACGGGCGTTTATTACCCAGCTGGTGGTGCAATTTGTCGTTTGGTAAATAGAGGCAGAAAAGAACATGGAATCCGTTGCTCAGTTGAATCAACAGGTGGTTCAGTCTACAATCTAAATGCATTAAGAGCTGGCGATATAGATGTTGCAATAGCTCAATCTGATTGGCAATATCACTCATATATGGGAACTGGGCCTTTTGAAAGCATAAGTGCGGATAAAAAACTTCGCTCGCTATTCTCTCTACACTCTGAGCCATTCACGGTTATTACTAGAGAAGATTCAGGCATCAAAAAATTTGATGATATAAAAGGTAAGCGTGTAAATATTGGTAATCCGGGGTCTGGTCAAAGGGCAACTTTGGAAGCTATAATGGCAGTAAAAGGCTGGAAAATGGCTGATTTCAAAATTGCTTCTGAGCTTAAAGCATCTGATCAAGCACAAGCACTTTGCGATAATAAAATTGATGTGATGATTTACGCAGCTGGCCACCCAAATGGTGCAGTTCAAGAAGTTACAACAACTTGTAATGCAAAAATCATTCCAGTTGATGATGCAGATATTGATAAGCTAGTTAATCGCTTCCCATTCTACGCTTACACAACAATCCCGGGTGGAATGTATAATGGTAATGATACAGATGTGAAAACCTTTGGTGTTAAAGCAACTTTCGTTGCATCTGAAGCAGTTGATCAGCAAATTATATATCAGTTAGTAAAGGCGGTTTTTGATAATTTTGATGGTTTCAAAACTTTACACCCTGTTTTTTCAACCCTAGAGCCTAAAGAACTTATTAAATCTGGCAACACAGCACCACTCCACAAAGGTGCTGAAAAATATTATGTTGAAAGAGGTTGGATTTAG
- a CDS encoding polyprenyl synthetase family protein, whose translation MQELFSELQKVEQAVNAKMEALLPEESESRIGENRLIQAMRYSALGSGKRVRPFLVMKSASLFGVSESCALQVAAAIEFVHCFSLIHDDLPALDDDDERRGQPSCHIKFDEATAILAGDALLTLAFEVLSHETTHIDSFVRADLVHAFAKAIGVNGMVGGQMLDIMSENLSLSVEQITRLQRLKTGQLFQVSCEAGAILGKAGKNARNSLRGYASNLGLVFQITDDLLDATTEINDDGTPRKDKSSNKGTYISVMGIEKATQQAKILTEQAISHLAIFGKNADTLKELAHFVLNRTK comes from the coding sequence ATGCAGGAATTATTTTCAGAGTTACAAAAAGTTGAACAAGCAGTTAATGCTAAAATGGAAGCATTATTGCCAGAAGAATCAGAAAGCAGAATCGGTGAAAATCGTCTTATTCAAGCAATGAGATATTCTGCACTTGGTTCAGGAAAAAGGGTTCGCCCATTCTTAGTTATGAAATCCGCTTCTTTATTTGGTGTTAGTGAATCTTGTGCTTTACAAGTTGCAGCCGCTATAGAATTTGTTCATTGTTTTTCACTTATTCATGATGATCTTCCAGCCCTAGATGACGATGATGAAAGAAGGGGGCAACCAAGTTGTCATATTAAATTTGATGAAGCAACCGCAATTTTAGCAGGCGATGCTTTGCTTACACTTGCATTTGAAGTTTTATCTCATGAAACAACTCACATAGATTCTTTTGTTCGTGCGGATTTAGTTCACGCTTTTGCAAAAGCAATTGGCGTTAATGGAATGGTTGGCGGACAAATGCTAGATATAATGTCTGAAAATCTCTCGCTTTCAGTTGAACAAATAACTAGATTGCAACGCTTAAAAACAGGACAATTATTCCAAGTTTCTTGTGAAGCTGGAGCGATTCTTGGTAAAGCAGGTAAGAATGCAAGGAATTCTCTAAGAGGATACGCTTCAAATTTAGGCTTGGTTTTCCAGATTACTGATGATTTACTGGATGCAACCACTGAAATTAATGATGATGGAACACCTAGGAAAGATAAATCCTCAAATAAAGGAACTTATATTTCAGTGATGGGAATTGAAAAGGCGACACAGCAGGCAAAAATTCTTACTGAGCAAGCAATTTCTCATCTAGCAATTTTTGGTAAAAATGCTGATACATTAAAAGAGCTAGCTCACTTCGTTCTGAATAGAACTAAATAG
- a CDS encoding HAD-IA family hydrolase has product MHPVEKIIEKYGKPEAILLDWDNTLADSWGVIFKSLNKAFKGLGMEEWSFEDVQNGRENIHHSLRESFPKIFGNRWEEARDIYYKSFLECHLDEIKLLPEAENTLKTLKNLDAHIAIVSNKTNKYLRDELNHLGISHYFDEIVGAGDAEKDKPHKEPLLLALSSSTILEADFASKVWMIGDSKTDIEAAINTNCIPILYGDADVSNFIAENKINTDNLYKINNHLHFQELLNKHF; this is encoded by the coding sequence ATGCATCCAGTTGAAAAAATTATTGAAAAATATGGCAAGCCAGAAGCCATTTTACTAGATTGGGATAACACACTAGCTGATAGTTGGGGCGTTATTTTCAAATCTCTCAACAAGGCTTTCAAAGGGCTTGGAATGGAGGAGTGGAGTTTTGAAGATGTGCAAAATGGCAGGGAAAATATCCACCATTCTTTGCGAGAATCCTTTCCAAAAATCTTTGGTAATCGCTGGGAGGAAGCTAGGGATATTTACTATAAAAGTTTTTTAGAGTGCCATTTAGATGAAATTAAACTTCTGCCAGAAGCTGAAAATACTCTTAAAACCCTTAAAAACCTTGATGCTCATATTGCAATAGTTAGTAATAAAACCAATAAATATTTGCGTGATGAGCTTAATCATCTTGGCATTTCCCATTATTTTGATGAAATTGTTGGTGCAGGTGATGCAGAAAAAGATAAACCTCACAAAGAGCCCCTACTTCTTGCACTTTCTTCAAGCACAATTTTAGAGGCGGATTTTGCAAGCAAAGTTTGGATGATAGGCGATAGCAAAACTGATATTGAAGCTGCAATCAACACTAATTGCATTCCAATTTTATATGGTGATGCTGATGTTTCAAATTTTATTGCCGAAAATAAAATAAACACTGATAATCTTTACAAAATCAATAACCACCTTCATTTTCAAGAATTGCTAAATAAACATTTTTAA
- a CDS encoding pyruvate, water dikinase regulatory protein, producing MANYHIHLISDSTGETVNSVVRSAMSQFDNIDYEEHTWSLVRTPGQMQRVCEEISESPGPVLFTVIDRDLQAMLIKHCRKLRIPCIPVLNKVIKEFSSYFGVEAKYQTGKQYELDEEYFQKVDAIHFTLAHDDGAETDSLEEADIVLVGASRTSKTPTCVYLAYRGLNAANVPFVNGVDLPETLFKLEKPLVVGLYIQPERLGQIRKSRLSSLNEQSNTNYVNLESIVDEVQQSRRIFTSQLWPVIDVTRKSVEETSAQIMQLYSDHCERLGIPKKQY from the coding sequence ATGGCGAATTATCACATACATTTAATTTCAGATTCAACTGGTGAAACGGTTAATTCCGTTGTTCGCTCGGCAATGAGCCAATTTGATAATATTGATTATGAAGAACATACTTGGAGTTTAGTTAGAACCCCCGGGCAAATGCAACGCGTATGTGAGGAAATCTCTGAATCTCCGGGGCCAGTTTTATTCACGGTGATAGATAGAGATTTACAAGCGATGCTAATAAAACATTGCAGAAAGCTTAGAATCCCGTGTATTCCAGTTCTCAATAAAGTTATTAAAGAATTTTCAAGCTATTTCGGCGTTGAGGCAAAATATCAAACCGGCAAGCAATATGAATTAGATGAGGAATATTTTCAAAAAGTTGATGCAATCCACTTCACGCTTGCCCACGATGATGGCGCGGAAACTGATAGCTTAGAAGAAGCCGATATTGTTTTGGTTGGTGCTTCAAGAACTTCCAAAACGCCAACTTGTGTTTATCTTGCATATCGTGGGTTGAATGCAGCTAATGTGCCTTTTGTTAATGGCGTTGATTTACCAGAAACACTTTTTAAGCTAGAAAAACCTTTAGTGGTTGGTTTATATATTCAGCCTGAAAGGCTTGGTCAGATTAGAAAATCTCGCCTTTCCTCGCTCAATGAGCAATCAAATACTAATTATGTAAATCTTGAAAGTATAGTTGATGAAGTTCAGCAATCTCGTAGAATTTTCACTTCGCAATTATGGCCAGTGATTGATGTTACTAGAAAATCAGTAGAGGAAACTTCTGCACAAATTATGCAATTATATTCTGATCATTGTGAAAGATTAGGCATTCCCAAAAAACAATATTAA